The proteins below come from a single Mytilus edulis chromosome 5, xbMytEdul2.2, whole genome shotgun sequence genomic window:
- the LOC139523380 gene encoding chromodomain-helicase-DNA-binding protein 8-like isoform X12: MSDNGMLSLFDTDGGFLEDLATDNGLAGTGSLLDAGGILGQMNPVMNTQPQQPQMFNQQMGGMQTNQFNNMQMQPPNVAQQNQFMTNTFNQQQNQFNTTKLHHFGGQQQQPGTAAHVMVLQQNNQSMAQRAPMQVIRTNMQPSPGFQNYGSMTTANGPRLPNPHQQQIGIQQNMPRMWNPNQNGPSQQAYVQQLPNQQPRLQNIQQIPGNGLQTTYLTQHNYALSKDNNIPQNRYQDGMPSTPNANVFMQGMKSPTGNMRPNVPMSSPNNNLIKNVTNISQSPRPPQQQMMINRTSTFQTQQNINSVNIPNFSSSQQQVQQPFQNSFNLPNIQNVGQINAGSVNVPSSSFQQFTYQQPQQQMPNQNTMASEMQMSQNINDKSSNMIPFQNTSPNQNVQFRPTYTVGTPQRTITPSASPRPTPSPARTPDLNAHTSPNSQGNLNQLVSPTMVSRPNTTPASSPFHVPNRSDANIAVSQAQILTNSFGNISNTNTVSVNNQSNTLPNQLVSVSVGQTNLNSMGQMSPSVGQVKNVNVEIYQLQQQIQQLHNQPQTQQTQQQMLDLQERVRTLRAQQELNSQRQKQQAAQSFPTYQIQNQQMQPSPQRPAIIQVQQPQLQPRQQIVQIQQPFPNQQQPIQQQQMQPQGQRILLVSNNMAGQPQRFLQTMSQAPGQQFVQQPQQKVVLIQQQQAQPGQQIRLIAQGQPQNQMPPSSMAMGSGNVPMSVVQIQLPQKTDILPKLEDDEEGGDKSVQKVKAQEKANQIVAEAVAKAQAAGNTQIPKVMTPPPIPSTVGDAEAPGSEEDGKKKSAKKRPKKKGKASKDKKEFDDDGESKEKKSKVERPKSVKKKKKPPATFLKSKKRKRNGSSDGSDVEIKITPPPSPENDEDSGIQKRRSARNTKRKKYLDEVDLNLSDDDTLDVDTEAAVSDTVNATGGAVTKPVPFLSSVETTVAVPLEEESMVVEKILGARMRKLDKDIDVVNDDEEAQPEEEVEEYFVKYKNFSYLHCEWKTITELERDKRIHMKLKRFRAKREHLDLFETVDEDELFNPDYVEVDRVMEVSVTSDPVTEEEVTHFLVKWRGLPYEDSTWELQQDVDPEKVKLFYKFRDPPPEEDREVPARPSRDEWVQIPETKTYKGGNTLREYQLEGVNWLTFNWYKHQNCILADEMGLGKTIQSITFLHEIVEYGIKGPFLVVVPLSTLGNWQREFETWTDMNAIVYHGSNTSKFMLQEYEMFYKDEERQRIPDLTKFTVLVTTFEIIISDCELLSSIDWRCLIIDEAHRLKNKKCKLMEGLRYVDCEHRVLLTGTPLQNNVEELFSLLNFLEPEQFNSSQTFLAEFGNLRTDDQVDKLKALLKPMMLRRLKEDVETSLAAKEETIIEVELTNIQKKYYRAILERNFTFLSKGSTTSANVPNLLNTMMELRKCCNHPYLVKGAEDMIIRETKEKENKPELDMFDIHRLMVQSSGKLVLMDKLLPKLKQGGHKVLIFSQMIKVLDILEDYLIQRRYLYERLDGRITGIMRQEAIDRFSKPDSDRFVFLLCTRAGGLGINLTAADTVIIYDSDWNPQNDLQAQARCHRIGQSKAVKVYRLITRNSYEREMFDRASLKLGLDKAVLQSMGGDKAANPREQLTKKEIEELLRKGAYGALMDDDKAGDDFCEEDIDQILQRRTQVIQIESEGKGSTFSKASFTMSENRDDIDINDPNFWQKWAKKADVNADEDKNELIVEVPRQRKQTARYGNDEAALEMSELESSSDDEEGGGNDEDGEGKGRGRGKKGKKGRRGRGRDSDDDFDARGAAGEMYSRSDCFKVEKNLLVYGWGRWTDIVSHGRFKRILAAKDVETIARALLMYSLKVYKGDEKIKEFIWDLISPANDGSLKNHSGLSAPVPRGRKGKNKPTKKEKESEHEIEMAKYHIDPESVLKDTGYKRHLHRHANKVLLRVRLLYYLREEIIGHAADKINKGLDVSEIDIPRANVEGDPPTLWWDGLSDRSLLIGVFKHGYEKYNRMRNDPLLCFLSRCGPPAGAALAAEQNDDDDDDMDDTKGNISTLKDEDEDTCTSVISNQDSNMAKETPNVTTEGGDDDGEKLPWPTMSDLNTRLRRIITSFQRSHKRQMLKDAQRAKRMERRERYDVVSRYKDEEKIQYQQSFFGCWDSHWTRREESDFYRIISTFGVEFDLFTGRYKWDRFRTLARLEKKHDDTLTEYFQAFYHMCMRVCKKFKNDDDALPPNNIYVEPISEERASRSLARIDLLNKIRTETLAHPKFDERVKLCQTSYDLPSWWICGKHDKDLLRGAARHGVVRTDEFILNDPALSFKDVFRNKRPYVNSPHFMQSPGASQTPVKVKNKEEETELEIKAMIEKIKRESNKDKPESDPQDVKKEQTSPDKKSDDLEHDLDKDMKKEVNSPDKKTNDSEQDEEEENRTSSPDSNKELKKDIKTEVKVESESDIKEEANSDQDCQEKSEDLSVVKKSVVDNDDDEATDIEHDVSDNETTNDTEVKSEDQNDSEKSPVKVKSEKSPEKVKSPGDIKTEDEEKDSEDLYTEVKKEKVKEEDSEKFTKEDVELQKLINEEDNLDPRLSAIPADFLQWPKDRVIFHRLEHICYCVETGEWPFPKRMSNIPMNYDSRSATPLGSSTPRDDQDLSQSDAGDSVYDGIKVNTGDGLKMTFHKRNAKEQKFDGRMAHLLNQSAAGSSDNDSQSESLTPRSQTPADLLSNGSGPEFDPVLLQRSMMEHALMFPGSRQRRGRKRKAEKMAELAMQEALARREHSKNVVGHDPESRVPVINLEDGSRLSGDEAPQKKDLEKWLDEHPGYMIADCEEDFYDDIPRRGRKSRLDPSMIDPMMMTGEENVSVVNRITGKKITGAKAPPLKYLTEWLEQNPLYDVDSKWSDIVRSKVNLPKSLQSRVVTPSRGRKPKDTLSSSMMGSDIPFSAASLAGLSGFHSPGLMSMSGLPKLPLGMPFGALPNFGLGNPLLGMAGYLPGLTASHSKDTESSSKDRKSPKCKESSKSESKSPSIPHPSFPFMYNPMLLNPLFAAQAQSLGFSLPTSLPTSFGALAHSGLMNGSTADSDLEEGEIKRFSQKERRGSSSGLQDAPQDLSVKAKHHHEGGSKHRREKKHSSHSSDHHDKSSSASKQYSASIQQDEPTDLSMKSKPSTPDSAKSKPKIQSSFKLSKIVDTLKDKVNKMEDRSRKDRKSKLDSILNKLVEDKELGGQDRKSVDEDGSVDLSIGSDTKCDDISKDEEDKC; encoded by the exons ATGTCAGATAATGGAATGCTTAGTTTATTTGATACTGATGGAGGCTTTCTTGAAGATTTGGCCACAGATAATGGTTTGGCAGGGACTGGATCGTTGTTGGATGCAGGTGGAATTTTGGGTCAAATGAACCCAGTAATGAATACTCAGCCACAACAGCCACAAATGTTTAATCAGCAAATGGGTGGCATGCAGACAAACCAATTCAACAACATGCAGATGCAGCCTCCAAATGTTGCTCAGCAAAATCAGTTCATGACAAATACTTTTAATCAACAACAGAATCAATTTAATACCACCAAACTACATCATTTTGGTGGTCAACAACAGCAGCCAGGAACTGCTGCTCATGTCATGGTTCTTCAACAAAACAACCAATCTATGGCACAACGGGCACCGATGCAGGTTATTCGCACGAACATGCAACCGTCACCTGGATTTCAAAATTATGGAAGCATGACCACTGCTAACGGTCCACGGTTGCCAAACCCACATCAGCAACAAATTGGAATACAACAGAACATGCCAAGAATGTGGAACCCTAACCAGAATGGACCTAGTCAACAAGCTTATGTACAACAACTGCCAAATCAACAGCCCAGATTGCAAAACATACAGCAAATACCAGGGAATGGCTTACAGACAACCTACCTCACTCAACACAACTATGCCTTATCTAAAGATAATAATATCCCACAGAATCGATACCAAGACGGTATGCCCTCAACACCTAATGCAAATGTGTTTATGCAAGGAATGAAGTCCCCGACAGGTAACATGAGACCAAATGTGCCAATGTCCAGTccaaacaataatttgataaaaaatgtaaCCAATATAAGTCAGAGTCCTAGGCCTCCTCAGCAGCAAATGATGATTAATAGGACTTCGACATTCCAGACCCAACAAAATATTAACTCTGTAAATATACCAAACTTCAGCTCTAGTCAACAACAAGTTCAACAGCCGTTCCAAAACAGTTTCAATCTACCAAATATTCAAAATGTAGGACAGATAAATGCAGGTAGTGTAAATGTTCCAAGTTCGTCTTTCCAGCAGTTCACATATCAACAGCCACAGCAGCAAATGCCAAATCAAAATACAATGGCAAGTGAAATGCAAATGTCTCAAAATATTAATGATAAATCGTCAAATATGATTCCATTCCAAAATACTAGTCCCAACCAGAATGTACAGTTCAGACCAACATACACAGTTGGTACACCTCAGAGGACAATAACGCCATCAGCTTCTCCTAGACCAACCCCTTCTCCAGCTCGCACGCCTGATTTGAATGCTCACACTTCTCCAAATTCTCAGGGAAATTTAAATCAACTTGTCTCACCTACGATGGTCTCTAGACCCAACACAACACCTGCATCTAGTCCGTTCCATGTACCAAACAGGTCTGATGCTAATATTGCAGTTAGTCAGGCACAGATTCTTACAAATTCGTTTGGAAATATAAGCAATACAAATACGGTATCTGTAAATAATCAGAGCAATACATTACCAAATCAGCTTGTGTCTGTGAGTGTAGGTCAAACTAATTTAAATAGTATGGGACAGATGAGTCCAAGTGTTGGACAAGTCAAAAATGTAAACGTAGAAATCTATCAGCTCCAGCAACAAATTCAACAGCTGCATAATCAGCCTCAGACACAACAAACTCAGCAACAAATGTTAGACTTGCAAGAACGTGTTAGGACATTAAGAGCACAGCAAGAACTGAACAGTCAACGTCAAAAACAGCAGGCCGCACAATCATTTCCAACTTATCAGATTCAAAATCAGCAAATGCAACCAAGTCCTCAGAGACCAGCTATAATTCAAGTTCAACAGCCCCAGTTGCAACCAAGACAACAAATTGTTCAGATTCAGCAGCCATTTCCAAACCAGCAGCAACCCATTCAACAACAACAAATGCAGCCTCAAGGACAGAGAATTCTACTTGTATCCAATAACATGGCAGGTCAGCCTCAAAGATTCCTGCAAACCATGTCACAGGCTCCTGGTCAACAGTTTGTTCAACAACCACAACAAAAGGTTGTATTGATTCAG CAGCAACAAGCACAGCCTGGTCAGCAGATCAGATTGATTGCCCAAGGACAACCACAGAATCAGATGCCGCCATCATCTATGGCCATGGGAAGTGGTAATGTTCCAATGTCTGTTGTACAGATCCAGTTACCACAGAAAACAGACATCCTACCTAAACTTGAAGATGACGAAGAAGGGGGAGACAAATCAGTACAGAAAGTGAAAGCACAAGAGAAAGCAAATCAAATTGTGGCAGAAGCTGTGGCCAAAGCTCAGGCTGCCGGAAATACACAGATTCCAAAGGTGATGACGCCACCACCGATTCCCTCAACTGTTGGGGATGCTGAAGCACCTGGTAGTGAGGAGGATGGTAAGAAAAAGTCAGCAAAGAAAAGACCGAAGAAAAAAGGAAAAGCATCAAAGGATAAGAAAGAATTTGATGATGATGGTGAATCAAAGGAAAAGAAATCGAAAGTAGAGAGGCCAAAGTCtgtcaagaaaaagaaaaa acCACCAGCAACATTCTTGAAAAGCAAGAAAAGGAAGCGAAATGGATCTTCAGATGGATCAGATGTGGAAATTAAAATTACACCGCCACCGTCACCTGAAAATGATGAAGATAGTGGTATACAG aaaagaagatCAGCTAGAAATACCAAGAGAAAGAAATATCTTGATGAAGTTGACCTGAACCTTTCAGATGATGATACTTTAGATGTAGATACTGAGGCGGCAGTTAGTGATACTGTTAATGCCACAGGAGGAGCTGTAACTAAACCGGTACCTTTTCTGTCGTCTGTG GAGACAACTGTTGCTGTACCTCTAGAAGAAGAATCAATGGTTGTTGAGAAAATTCTTGGCGCGAGGATGAGAAAGCTTGATAAAGAT attgatGTGGTCAATGATGATGAAGAAGCTCAACCTGAGGAAGAAGTGGAAGAATACTTTGTCAAATACAAAAACTT ctCATACTTGCATTGTGAATGGAAAACAATAACAGAACTAGAAAGAGACAAAAGAATTCACATGAAACTGAAAAGATTTAGGGCTAAAAGGGAGCATTTGGATCTTTTTGAAACg GTGGATGAGGATGAATTATTCAATCCAGATTATGTAGAGGTTGACCGTGTGATGGAAGTTTCTGTAACGTCTGATCCAGTAACAGAGGAAGAGGTGACTCACTTCCTTGTAAAATGGCGAGGTCTGCCGTATGAGGACAGTACTTGGGAACTACAGCAAGATGTTGATCCAGAAAaagttaaattgttttataaattcaGAGATCCTCCACCTGAGGAAGACCGAGAG GTTCCTGCTAGACCTAGCAGAGATGAATGGGTACAAATTCCAGAAACTAAAACCTACAAAGGAGGTAACACTTTGAGGGAATATCAATTGGAAGGTGTAAATTGGTTGACATTCAACTGGTATAAACA TCAAAACTGTATATTAGCTGACGAGATGGGTCTGGGTAAGACCATCCAGAGTATAACATTCCTACATGAGATTGTAGAATATGGAATAAAGGGACCATTTCTAGTGGTTGTACCACTGTCAACTCTGGGTAACTGGCAGAGAGAATTTGAGACTTGGACTGATATGAATGCTATTGTATATCATGGAAG TAACACCAGTAAATTTATGTTACaagaatatgaaatgttttacaaAGATGAAGAAAGACAAAGAATACCAGACTTGACTAAATTCACTGTGTTAGTTACAACATTTGAGATTATTATATCTGACTGTGAATTATTAAGTTCTATAGACTGGCGATGTTTAATTATTGACGAAGCACACaggctgaaaaataaaaagtgtaaatTAATGGAAGGATTAAGATATGTGGATTGT GAACATCGAGTGTTACTGACAGGAACTCCCCTACAAAACAATGTTGAGGAATTATTCAGTTTACTCAACTTTCTAGAACCTGAACAATTTAATTCTTCACAAACATTCTTAGCAGAGTTTGGCAATTTAAGAACTGATGATCAAGTCGACAAGTTAAAAGCACTTCTGAAACCTATGATGCTTAGGCGATTAAAAGAAGATGTAGAAACCTCTCTAGCAGCAAAGGAAGAAACAATTATTGAAGTGGAATTGACTAACATACAAAAGAAATATTATCGTGCTATTCTTGAAAggaattttacttttttgtctAAAGGTTCGACTACCTCTGCTAATGTACCAAATCTTCTAAATACAATGATGGAGTTGAGGAAGTGTTGTAATCATCCCTATCTAGTCAAAG GTGCTGAAGACATGATCATAAGGGAAACTAAAGAAAAGGAAAATAAACCAGAATTGGATATGTTTGATATACATAGATTAATGGTGCAATCCTCTGGAAAACTTGTACTAATGGACAAACTTTTACCAAAGCTTAAACAAGGTGGACATAAAGTGCTGATATTCTCTCAAATGATAAAAGTGCTAGATATTTTAGAGGATTATTTGATTCAAAGAAG gtatttatatgaaagattaGATGGTAGAATTACTGGTATAATGAGACAGGAAGCCATTGACAGATTCTCTAAGCCTGATTCAGATAGATTTGTATTCTTACTATGTACAAGAGCTGGTGGTTTAGGTATTAATCTGACTGCAGCTGATACTGTTATTATCTATGACTCGGACTGGAACCCACAGAATGACTTGCAG GCCCAAGCTAGATGTCACAGAATTGGACAGAGCAAAGCTGTGAAGGTGTACAGATTAATCACCAGGAATTCCTACGAGAGAGAAATGTTTGACAGAGCTTCTCTCAAGTTGGGTTTAGACAAGGCTGTGTTGCAATCTATGGGAGGAGATAAGGCTGCTAATCCT agggaacagttaacaaaaaaagaaatagaagAACTATTGAGAAAAGGAGCTTATGGTGCTTTAATGGATGATGACAAAGCTGGAGACGATTTCTGTGAGGAAGATATCGACCAGATTCTACAGAGGAGAACCCAGGTTATACAGATAGAATCAGAAGGCAAAGGATCCACTTTCTCCAAA GCAAGTTTTACCATGAGTGAGAACAGAGATGACATTGACATCAATGATCCAAACTTCTGGCAAAAATGGGCAAAGAAGGCAGATGTGAATGCAGATGAGGACAAG AATGAGCTGATAGTTGAGGTGCCAAGACAGAGGAAACAAACTGCTCGTTACGGAAATGATGAGGCAGCCCTGGAAATGTCTGAATTAGAATCCTCGTCAGATGATGAAGAGGGAGGTGGAAATGATGAAGATGGCGAAGGAAAGGGGCGTGGTAGAGGAAAGAAGGGCAAGAAAGGTCGGCGTGGTAGGGGCAGAGATTCAGATGATGATTTTGATGCTCGTGGTGCAGCAGGAGAGATGTATTCAAGATCAGATTGTTTCAAAGTGGAGAAGAATCTCTTAGTTTATGG atggGGAAGATGGACAGATATTGTTAGTCATGGCAGGTTCAAGAGAATACTAGCAGCTAAGGATGTTGAAACAATTGCAAGAGCTTTG CTTATGTATTCATTGAAAGTTTACAAAGGAGATGAGAAGATCAAAGAATTTATATGGGATTTAATATCTCCTGCAAATGATGGTTCCTTGAAGAATCATTCAG gtTTATCTGCACCAGTTCCTAgaggaagaaaaggtaaaaataaaCCAACAAAGAAAGAGAAGGAGTCAGAACATGAAATAGAAATGGCTAAATATCACATAGATCCCGAGTCTGTTCTCAAAGACACTGGTTACAAAAGACATCTGCATCGCCATGCCAACAA AGTATTATTGAGAGTTAGACTGCTGTATTACCTTAGAGAAGAAATCATTGGTCATGCTGCAGACAAAATAAACAAAGGACTTGATGTCAG tGAAATAGATATACCAAGAGCAAATGTAGAAGGGGATCCCCCAACTTTATGGTGGGATGGATTATCTGACAGATCCTTGTTGATTGGTGTATTTAAACATG GCTATGAGAAGTACAATCGAATGAGAAATGATCCTTTGTTGTGTTTCCTGTCACGCTGTGGACCTCCAGCTGGGGCTGCTCTGGCTGCAGAACAAAATGATGATGATGA TGACGACATGGATGATACTAAGGGTAATATAAGTACATTGAAGGACGAGGATGAAGACACATGTACCTCTGTGATCTCTAATCAGGACAGTAACATGGCTAAGGAGACACCTAATGTTACAACTGAAGGAGGAGATGATGATGGGGAGAAGTTACCATGGCCTACCATGTCTGATCTTAATACCAGACTCAGGAGAATTATCACCAGCTTCCAACGTAGTCATAAAAGACAAATGTTGAAGGATGCACAAAGGGCAAAG agaATGGAAAGAAGAGAGAGATATGATGTAGTAAGCAGATACAAGGATGAAGAGAAAATTCAATATCAACAAAG TTTTTTTGGATGTTGGGACAG TCACTGGACGCGGAGAGAGGAGTCTGATTTCTATCGTATTATATCTACGTTTGGAGTGGAATTTGATCTGTTTACAGGCAGATATAAGTGGGATAGATTCAGGACATTAGCTAGGTTGGAGAAGAAACATGATGACACTTTAACAGAATATTTCCAAGCATTTTACCACATGTGCATGCGAGTCTGCAAGAAATTCAAAAATGATGATGATG CACTGCCTCCAAACAATATATATGTGGAACCAATATCTGAAGAGAGAGCTAGTCGTAGTCTTGCCAGAATTGATCTCCTGAATAAAATACGAACTGAAACTTTGGCACATCCTAAATTTGATGAGCGTGTCAAGTTATGTCAAACGTCCTATGATCTTCCATCATGGTGGATTTGTGGCAAACATGACAAAGATCTACTCAGAGGAGCTGCTAG gCATGGTGTAGTGCGCACTGATGAATTTATACTTAATGACCCAGCATTGTCTTTCAAAGATGTGTTCAGGAATAAACGTCCATATGTAAATTCCCCTCATTTTATGCAGTCACCTGGTGCCAGCCAGACACCAGTCAAAGTTAAAA ATAAGGAAGAAGAAACTGAATTGGAAATAAAAGCAATGATAGAGAAAATCAAAAGGGAGTCTAATAAAGATAAACCAGAAAGTGATCCTCAAGATGTGAAAAAGGAACAAACATCTCCTGATAAAAAGTCTGATGATCTTGAACATGACTTAGACAAAGACATGAAAAAGGAAGTGAATTCTCCTGATAAAAAAACTAACGACAGTGAACAAGATGAAGAGGAGGAAAATAGAACTAGTAGTCCTGATAGtaataaagaactgaagaaggaTATCAAAACTGAAGTGAAAGTAGAAAGTGAAAGTGACATAAAAGAGGAAGCCAATTCTGACCAAGATTGTCAAGAAAAGAGTGAAGATTTGTCTGTAGTTAAGAAATCTGTTGtagataatgatgatgatgaagcTACTGATATTGAACATGATGTTTCTGATAATGAAACTACTAACGACACTGAAGTCAAATCTGAGGATCAAAATGATAGTGAGAAATCTCCAGTGAAAGTCAAATCAGAAAAATCTCCAGAAAAAGTTAAGTCTCCTGGAGACATTAAAACAGAGGATGAAGAAAAGGATTCGGAAGATCTATATACagaagtaaaaaaagaaaaagtgaaaGAGGAAGATAGTGAAAAGTTCaccaaagaagatgtg GAGTTACAGAAGCTTATAAATGAAGAAGATAATTTAGATCCCAGATTGTCAGCCATTCCAGCAGATTTTCTACAGTGGCCAAAG GACAGGGTAATCTTCCATCGTCTAGAACATATATGTTACTGTGTTGAGACTGGAGAATGGCCATTCCCAAAGAGGATGTCGAACATTCCTATGAACTATGACTCCAGAAGTGCCACGCCCCTCGGATCATCGACACCCAGAGATGACCAAGATCTGAGCCAATCAGATGCTGGGGATTCTGTCTATGATGGGATCAAGGTGAACACG GGTGATGGATTAAAAATGACATTCCACAAACGCAATGCTAAAGAACAAAAATTTGATG GTCGAATGGCCCATCTGTTGAATCAGTCTGCAGCAGGCTCTAGTGATAACGACAGTCAGTCTGAATCTCTGACACCACGATCTCAG ACTCCTGCTGATTTACTTTCCAATGGATCAGGTCCAGAATTTGATCCTGTTCTCCTTCAAAGGAGTATG ATGGAACATGCTTTGATGTTCCCAGGCAGCAGACAACGGAGGGGACGGAAAAGGAAAGCTGAGAAGATGGCTGAACTTGCTATGCAAGAGGCTCTTGCAAGAAGGGAACACTCAAAGAATGTAGTTGGACATGATCCTG AATCCCGAGTACCTGTGATAAATCTGGAAGATGGCAGCCGATTGTCAGGTGATGAAGCTCCACAGAAGAAAGATTTAGAGAAATGGTTGGACGAACATCCTGGATACATGATAGCTGATTGTGAAGAGGATTTTTATGAT GATATACCAAGACGTGGCAGAAAGTCTCGTCTAGATCCATCTATGATTGATCCTATGATGATGACTGGTGAAGAAAATGTCTCCGTTGTAAATAGAATCACAGGCAAAAAG ATTACTGGTGCCAAAGCCCCACCATTGAAGTATTTAACAGAATGGTTAGAACAAAATCCCCTTTATGATGTAGATTCCAAATGGTCTGATATTGTTCGTAGTAAG GTTAATTTACCAAAGTCATTACAGAGTCGTGTTGTGACACCCAGCAGAGGCAGGAAACCAAAGGACACTTTATCATCGTCAATGATGGGTTCAGACATTCCATTCAGTGCTGCATCATTAGCTGGGCTATCAGGATTCCATAGTCCTGGTCTAATGTCTATGTCTGGATTACCAAAACTACC